A genomic segment from Prinia subflava isolate CZ2003 ecotype Zambia chromosome 28, Cam_Psub_1.2, whole genome shotgun sequence encodes:
- the SLC35A5 gene encoding UDP-sugar transporter protein SLC35A5, which translates to MKLEWCSRFALCSKTTSQTFLLGGVFIALGSSRILLMKYSANEDNKYDYLPTTVNMCSEVVKLVLCVVLALWNRKKEKGCTDQLSECFSWKIVCNSMKWSIPAFLYFLDNLIVFYVLSYLQPAMAVLFSNFVIITTALLFRIVLKRRLSWVQWASLVILFLSIVALTRGTGGHQHSLAAHGFHHSMFFRPSNHCLLATGPEEACVEKGNCAAPSFLHSFQWNVTSTMAGALKPLRLSLGHLLILVQCFVSALANIYNEKMLKDVDQLGESIFTQNSKLYAFGVLFNGLMLALQAKDRRQIGNCGFFYGHNVFSVALIFVTAFLGLSVAFILKFRDNMFHVMTAQINTVIITTVSFVVFDFRPSLEFFLEAPVVLLSIFIYNASKARGLEYAALRERGKLIKGDAWERSSGDGEEFERLNKPSSDIDTDEDSL; encoded by the exons ATGAAGTTGGAGTGGTGTAGTCGATTTGCCCTTTGCTCCAAGACAACCAGCCAGACCTTTCTGCTTGGAGGAGTTTTCATTGCATTGGGCTCAAGTCGAATCCTGCTGATGAAGTACTCTGCCAATGAAG ATAACAAGTATGATTACCTTCCTACAACAGTGAACATGTGTTCTGAAGTAGTAAAACTGGTCCTATGTGTAGTGTTGGCACTTTGGAATAGGAAAAAAG aaaaggGTTGTACGGATCAGCTCTCTGAATGTTTTTCCTGGAAGATTGTATGTAATTCCATGAAATGGTCAATTCCTGCCTTTCTTTACTTTTTGGATAACTTGATTGTCTTCTATGTACTGTCCTACCTCCAGCCA GCAATGGCTGTACTCTTCTCAAATTTTGTCATTATAACAACAGCTCTTCTCTTCAGGATAGTGCTAAA GCGAAGACTCTCTTGGGTACAGTGGGCGTCTCTGGTGATTTTATTCCTGTCCATTGTTGCCCTGACCCGAGGAACTGGAGGCCATCAGCACAGCTTGGCTGCCCATGGATTTCATCACAGCATGTTTTTTAGGCCATCTAACCACTGCCTTCTCGCCACTGGGCCTGAGGAAGCGTGTGTGGAAAAGGGCAACTGCGCAGCGCCAAGTTTCCTCCACAGCTTCCAGTGGAATGTGACCAGTACCATGGCAGGAGCACTGAAGCCTCTCCGCCTCAGCCTGGGCCATCTGCTTATTCTAGTGCAGTGTTTTGTGTCTGCCCTGGCTAACATCTACAATGAAAAGATGCTGAAAGATGTGGATCAGCTTGGGGAAAGCATCTTCACACAGAACAGTAAGCTCTATGCCTTTGGAGTGCTGTTCAATGGGCTCATGCTGGCGCTGCAGGCTAAGGACCGGAGGCAGATAGGGAACTGTGGCTTCTTTTATGGGCACAACGTCTTCTCCGTGGCTCTTATATTTGtcacagctttcctggggctgtCTGTAGCTTTCATCTTGAAGTTCCGAGACAACATGTTCCATGTCATGACTGCTCAGATCAACACTGTCATCATCACCACTGTGTCTTTCGTCGTCTTTGACTTCAGGCCTTCTCTGGAGTTCTTTTTGGAAGCTCCTGTAGTGCTTCTCTCCATATTCATTTATAATGCCAGTAAAGCAAGAGGCCTGGAATATGCCGCTCTGCGGGAAAGGGGAAAACTCATCAAAGGAGATGCATGGGAGAGGTCGAGTGGG GATGGAGAAGAATTTGAGAGATTGAACAAACCAAGCAGTGACATTGATACAGATGAAGATTCACTGTAG